The genomic DNA CATTATCCGGTCGATAAGCTGGTTTTATTGAGTGCAGCTGCCTATTATATGAATCCAAAGCAGCTGGCATTAGACATAAAAGAAATGGTAACAGATACGTTTAGAGGCGGTTTGTTGGAAAATGAAATGTTCCTCCGTTACAAACGAAAAATAAAGGAAACACCACTAACAGCGACGATGCAATTTAGACGATTAGTATCTAATGTTAGACCGTTGCTTCCTGAGATTCATATCCCAACCTTTATTGCACAAGGCAATGTCGATGGAATTGTTCCTCCCAAAAGTGCCCGTTTCCTTTTTGAAAGAATCAGCGCGACGGAAAAGAAAATCGTCTTTTATCAGAATGCGAAGCACCTGATTTGCCACTGCGAGGAAAGAAATCAGCTTTTTGAAGAAGTGCTATCGTTTCTTAAAGGGGAGTATTAGGGAGAGACCTATTTCATTGCATTCAGTTCCTTAAGATGGTAAGATAACTTCAAAGTGACAACGAGAAGGACAACTTTCGGACATACTCCACTTGGGGAATGTCTTTTTTCACTTTTATATACTTGTTCACTTTATAGTGATTAAGACGGTTGGGTGTGTTACCCGACTTATAGATGCTAAATTACCTTATACATAGTGAAACTTTTGATTGCTCTTTTAAATAAAGAGTACTTTTTCATAAGATGCCGTATGCAGAGAAAGTTTCACTTCGTCCCCCTTACCTTGGGGAAAGTGGACACGGGATAATATTTTTCGTTACAAAAGGAGATTGGTAACATTGATGACAAAGTTTCAAGATTTAGGTATTAGTCCAGCAACGATGAAGTCGTTAAAGAGAATGGGCTTTGAGGAAGCGACTCCGGTACAAGCACAAACCATTCCACTTAGCTTGGAGAACAAAGACTTGATCGGGCAAGCGCAGACTGGAACAGGAAAAACTGCTGCCTTTGGAATTCCTTTAATCGATAAGATTGATATTGACTCGAATGTGGTTCAAGGAATCGTTATTGCACCAACAAGAGAGTTAGCGATCCAAGTATCTGAAGAGCTATACAAAATTGGCTACGGAAAACGAGCGAGAGTTCTTTCCATTTACGGTGGGCAAGATATCAATAGACAAATTCGCGCGCTGAAAAAATTCCCTCAAATTATTGTTGGAACTCCAGGAAGAGTTCTGGATCACATTAACAGAAAAACGCTTCGCCTTGAAAATGTACATACAGTGATTTTGGATGAGGCAGACGAAATGTTAAACATGGGCTTTATTGAGGATATTGAGTCTATTCTTGCCCAAACTCCAGAGGAGCGTCAAACTCTGTTATTCTCAGCGACGATGCCAGCACCTATTCAACGTATGGCTGAGAAGTTTATGAAGAACCCTGAAGTTGTTAAAGTGAAAGCAAAGGAAATGACTGTTCCTTCCATTGAGCAATTTTACGTAGAGGTTCAGGAAAAGAGTAAGTTTGATATCTTAACGCGCCTATTGAATATTCAAGCGCCAGAGCTTGCAATTGTATTCGGTCGTACAAAGCGTAGAGTTGATGAGCTTTCAGAAGCCTTAAATTTACGTGGGTATATGGCCGAAGGAATTCATGGTGATTTAAGCCAAGCGAAACGTATGTCTGTTTTGAAAA from Robertmurraya sp. FSL R5-0851 includes the following:
- a CDS encoding alpha/beta hydrolase; the encoded protein is MIGCLCIHGFTGAPFEVEPLVSFLQKHTDWRLVTPTLPGHGETLDLKGVAYHDWLHHAERELKSLLETCEEVYVIGFSMGGMIASYLAVHYPVDKLVLLSAAAYYMNPKQLALDIKEMVTDTFRGGLLENEMFLRYKRKIKETPLTATMQFRRLVSNVRPLLPEIHIPTFIAQGNVDGIVPPKSARFLFERISATEKKIVFYQNAKHLICHCEERNQLFEEVLSFLKGEY
- a CDS encoding DEAD/DEAH box helicase; protein product: MTKFQDLGISPATMKSLKRMGFEEATPVQAQTIPLSLENKDLIGQAQTGTGKTAAFGIPLIDKIDIDSNVVQGIVIAPTRELAIQVSEELYKIGYGKRARVLSIYGGQDINRQIRALKKFPQIIVGTPGRVLDHINRKTLRLENVHTVILDEADEMLNMGFIEDIESILAQTPEERQTLLFSATMPAPIQRMAEKFMKNPEVVKVKAKEMTVPSIEQFYVEVQEKSKFDILTRLLNIQAPELAIVFGRTKRRVDELSEALNLRGYMAEGIHGDLSQAKRMSVLKKFKEGSIDVLVATDVAARGLDISGVTHVYNFDIPQDPESYVHRIGRTGRAGKTGMAMTLITPREKSYLSVVEKTIKRKMEKMVPPTLDEALEGQQKAAIEKILQSIESENLQYYKQAADELLEQQDASTIVAAVLKMLTKEPDSTPVTLTEEKPLPMKKDFRNNDRRGKYDSKNRSKGSFKPRQGQSQGNRRSNHSSSNRTDSRSNSYNR